AGACTGGCTGAATCACTTTCTAGAATTCATTGTTGTAGTAATTGGTATATTATTGGCTTTTCAGCTTAATACATGTAGAGAAGACAAAAAAGAACAAGCGCTTGTCTCTTCTCACGCCGAGAATGTGCTAGAAGAAACGTTGTTTAATCAGAAGCAGATTCAGGCCGGAATGAACACTTCGGAAATGTTATTACACAAACTAGATTCGCTTATCACAATTACAAGCAAAGAAAGTTTCAGCATAGAACAAGCCCATATCTTATCGATGGAATTGATGGCTTTAGATTATCTCTACATTAAGAAAAATGCCTACAACTCGATGGTAGAGACTGGAGACATTCGATTTATGACCAACACCCAAATGCAGACGGATATTATAAGTTTATATGAATACTATAAATGGTTAGAAGGTGTAGATATGTCTACGCGCACCGCATATCTTAACAATTACCTTCCGTATGCAACAGAAAATTTTGACTTGGTGACCAGTAAACCGCAGGCCGCAACTATTTACTCTAACAAACTCTTTAGAAACTACTTGTCTGTTTACCAATACTCACTTCGATTTAGATTACAAAAACAAAAAGATCTTTTGGTTGTTGTAAACAACTTTTTAGAAGACAATACACCTTAAAGAAACACAATGATTATTTATAATGTTACCATAAATGTAGATGCATCCATACAAGAAAATTGGCTCACTTGGATTAAAGAGCATATTCCACAGGTTTTAGCAACAGGACACTTTACCGAAGCTAAACTTACTCAAGTTCTTGTAGAAGAAGACATGGGCGGCACCACATATTCTGTTCAGTATCGAGCAAAATCGAGAGAAGCATTAGATGCCTACTATAAAAATGATGCAGAGCGAATGCGAAAAGAAGGGCTGCAACAGTTTGCAGATAAAATGCTAGCGTTTAGAACCGAGTTGGAAGTCATAGATGAGTACACCGTAAATTTTCAGAACTAGTGTCAAAATCCAGACAACATTATCCTAACAGTGCTCCTCATTCTTCCGAAGAAAAACGAGATACGGTTCGTGCAAAAAAACATTTGGGGCAACACTTTCTAAAAGACGAACAAATAGCCCAAAAAATAGCGAACACCCTAACCTTAAACGGTTATAAAAATGTCTTAGAAATTGGCCCTGGTATGGGAGTGCTCACCAAA
This Rasiella rasia DNA region includes the following protein-coding sequences:
- a CDS encoding DUF4286 family protein yields the protein MIIYNVTINVDASIQENWLTWIKEHIPQVLATGHFTEAKLTQVLVEEDMGGTTYSVQYRAKSREALDAYYKNDAERMRKEGLQQFADKMLAFRTELEVIDEYTVNFQN